One part of the Candidatus Latescibacter sp. genome encodes these proteins:
- the lpdA gene encoding dihydrolipoyl dehydrogenase: protein MRTNVVIIGAGPGGYIAAIRAAQLGAAVTIVDRDNVGGTCLNRGCIPTKVMKATAELFHTMSRAADFGITVEGKIHVDMGSVLARKETVVRNLVNGVSGLFERYGIRYLHGAGRIEKNRKVVVLDPGGKPTELDWDRLILAMGTVPQALPSLPFDRQWILSTDEGVNLREIPESALIVGGGVNGCEFASILAALGTKVTLVEALSRLLPVQSIDEDTSSILEREMKKQKITVILNRMVEKAALYNGKVQVTLGPSRSPLASSPKDREPLTFTVDKALVTVGRHPLTSDMGLENLDVRTDSRGWIPVNERMETNIPGVYAIGDVRGPSKPMLAHVASAEGLAAAENALGGDKIMDYRVVPSAIFTTPEAASVGLAEKEALEQGYKTLAETFLFRTLGKAQTIGEIAGQVKIVFEDSGKILGVHAVGPHVTDLIAEGALALSLNATVKDLASTIHAHPTLSEAFMEAAHSAIGVPLHKPPR, encoded by the coding sequence GTGCGTACAAATGTTGTTATCATAGGAGCCGGTCCCGGCGGGTATATCGCTGCCATACGGGCTGCACAGCTTGGCGCAGCGGTCACCATAGTGGATCGCGACAATGTGGGAGGAACCTGCCTCAACCGGGGCTGTATTCCCACCAAAGTCATGAAAGCCACCGCAGAACTGTTTCACACCATGAGCCGGGCAGCGGACTTCGGGATCACCGTGGAGGGAAAGATTCATGTGGACATGGGGAGTGTGCTTGCCCGGAAAGAGACGGTGGTCCGGAATCTTGTAAACGGGGTTTCAGGGTTGTTCGAACGGTATGGAATCCGGTACCTGCATGGCGCAGGACGGATAGAAAAAAACCGTAAGGTAGTGGTGCTCGACCCCGGAGGAAAACCGACCGAGCTTGACTGGGATCGTCTCATACTGGCGATGGGAACGGTTCCGCAGGCGCTGCCCTCCCTCCCTTTCGACCGTCAATGGATTCTTTCAACTGACGAGGGAGTGAACCTCCGGGAGATACCGGAATCGGCGCTCATCGTCGGCGGGGGAGTGAACGGCTGCGAATTCGCTTCCATTCTTGCCGCGCTCGGCACGAAAGTCACCCTGGTGGAGGCTCTCTCACGTCTTCTCCCGGTCCAGTCGATAGATGAGGATACCTCCTCGATACTTGAGCGGGAGATGAAAAAGCAGAAAATTACGGTTATTCTGAACCGGATGGTTGAAAAAGCCGCTCTATATAACGGGAAGGTGCAGGTAACCCTCGGCCCTTCCCGCTCGCCTCTGGCATCGAGCCCGAAAGACCGTGAGCCGCTGACTTTCACTGTGGACAAGGCGCTGGTCACGGTGGGACGGCATCCGCTCACCTCAGATATGGGGCTGGAGAATCTGGATGTCCGCACCGATTCGCGGGGCTGGATACCGGTGAATGAGAGGATGGAAACCAACATCCCCGGAGTTTATGCCATCGGCGATGTCCGGGGGCCTTCGAAGCCGATGCTCGCTCATGTGGCTTCCGCCGAAGGTCTGGCAGCCGCGGAAAATGCCCTGGGCGGAGACAAGATCATGGATTATCGGGTTGTTCCATCGGCCATTTTCACCACGCCCGAGGCGGCCAGTGTGGGCCTCGCCGAAAAAGAAGCCCTTGAGCAGGGATACAAAACCCTCGCCGAAACCTTCCTCTTCCGCACCCTGGGCAAGGCGCAGACCATAGGAGAGATAGCCGGCCAGGTGAAGATTGTTTTCGAGGACAGCGGGAAAATTCTCGGAGTGCACGCTGTGGGGCCGCACGTCACAGATCTCATTGCCGAGGGAGCGCTGGCGCTGTCCCTGAATGCAACCGTGAAAGATTTAGCCTCCACCATCCATGCGCATCCGACCTTATCCGAGGCGTTCATGGAAGCGGCTCACAGCGCCATCGGCGTCCCGCTCCACAAACCGCCCAGATGA